The genomic region TAAGTTTAACAACCATTAATCCCTATTAATTAACCTATATGGTGATAATAGATGACGATTTACTGGGAAAGATGTGATTTCTGCGGCAGATATGAGCCGGTAAAACAGTGTACATTATATCCGGACTTAATGGTATGCATACACTGTTGTTTATCATGTCCTAAGAGAAAAATTTGTCCTAAACCTGTTTGGTTTATTGAATTTAAAATAAAAACTATAACTAAGCCTGGAAAAATAGCTAAAGAAGCCGATAAAACAAAAGTTTTCCAGGAACTACTATCAAAGCTTGGTTCTTAGTCTAATGTTTTATAGTATTTATGCTTCAATCCTTGGAACTATCCAGTATACTATGTATCCGCCCTCTGTTATTTCAAACTCTATCTTCACGGGTTTATCTCGATCAAACGATACCGTTACAAATTTTGCTGCTTGAATAGGTTTGAGTGTGGCTTCTAATAATCCAACACTGTATTTAGCACGTGCTTCATCTATTGTTGCAGATAAATATGTGAGCGGGTTTCCTTCTGAGAATTCTCCTCTATACTCTTTTTGTTCTGCATGAGAATATATATAGAGTTTTCCTTCCTTATAATGAAGTACTGCTTCTTCCCCAATTATCTTCAAGTCCCTAATTATGTGTTTATAATCATCAGCGACAAACCTAGCTGTAACCCCAAGATCTATTTGTGGCTCGGGTATTTTCTCCAATGTTCTAGGCTTTGTTTCGATAACAAAGCTTCTCTCAATACCGGTCTTCTTGTTTCTGAAAATAATTTTCAACTGGTTCTTTTCTTCGTCAAGCTCAAATACTAAGATATCGTTTCTAGTTCCTCTTTTCACTATCTTATTTAGCTCGTCGGCTCCAATCACAAAGTATTTCTCTCCATCTACCTCATACTCTTCAAAAGCTATGGATGGTATTTTAACTATGGTAAGTGTTGTTTTATCTGGGCTGAGAACTCTAACTTCTAAAGCATCTTGTGTAGCATAAAATGGTGCCTCATCAGTTATCTTAGCTATCGTCTGTGCTATATATTTGAATTTTGATGTAGCTGTGTAACTGGCTCTAAACATATTTATAACACCAACTATAATTTACTTTGCCTAAGAATAAAATTTGTAATCCCATGCTTTTAAACCTAGCATAAAAAATTAATTAATAGGTGTAAGTTATTGAGTGAAATAAGCATAGTTATTGATCTGGCTAAAAGTCCTCATGTTCAACTGCCATGGAATAAAGCAATAGAACTCCTGGAGTGTATTGGTGAGAACACCAGTATAACCAGAGATCTTGAGGAATCACTGAGAATAATTAGAAACTTTGAGGAATTCTATAGGTTTTCTAAGAAAAGATTCGAAGAATATATAGCGCCGCCTAAAGAGCAGAGAGATGTTATTTTAGGTAGAGTTATTGTTCACAAAATTAAGCTTTTCAAAAAGGATTCTGAAAATAACGTTGAAATAGTCTTTGATCGAAGATTCAGTATTGATGAAGTGATAAGTTGTCTTAAGAAAATTGGGTACACTAATGTAAATATACAGAAACAATTTATTTAACTGATTTTTTCTTTGTCTTAGTTGATTTCGTCTTAGAAGCCTTCTTCTTGGCAGTTTTTTTATGATGTATTGTTTTAGCAAATCCCTTTTCTAGCTCTCTAAGTGATGTCTCACCGCGGACAAATTTTTCCCATAAAATAGTTGTTTTAATGAATTTTTCTAAATAGTTTATTCTCACAAGACGGGGCGGTGTTTTTTCCTCGGTTTCTTCCTCCTCTTCTTCCATATATTCCTCCTCTAATGTTTCACTGATCTCCTCCAAAATCAACGAAGATTTCACCCTGCATACATATTTTGTGCAATATCTTCCTCATTGACAATAAATATTTCGTTGAATCCACTAATTGATAGAATATAATTGTAGCTTTTAAGATTTGTTAAAGCCGATTTTGAAGCAATAATTTCATGTTTATCGCATCCACTACATATTACACGGGAGGAATATTCTAGGTTTTTAGGCTCAGAAGTATTGAAAAATATTTTTATAGAAGAATTTTCCACAACAGAATCTGGTACCGCTAGGATCTGTTGTGAAATAATTATTAATCCTAAACCATATTTTCTACTCTCCATTAATAATTTTGACACAATGTTTCTACTCATTCCTCTTCTAAGAAACATATATGCTTCATCAAGCACCATCATTAATTCATTCCTTAACTCACCGATATACATACTATCCAAGATTCTCTGTAGAAGAGCATTCACATATAATGCCTTTACGAAATCGCTACTTAAACCATTCAGAGTCACTATTGTAGGGGTTTTTGTTAGGTCGTGAAAGCTTATATTTGTTGAGCTAAAGACATTATCAGCTAGAATTCGTATATAGGGGTAGATCTTCTTATAGAGTTCATTATTGCTCATTAATCTCTGACAGAACTCTAATAGATCATGCATTGTTGGAGGTTTACTACTCCACGTTTCCGGCTTATCCGGATAAATCCCTTTAAACCTATATACATCCAATATTAGATCAGCAAACAAATGTCTCTGTATCGGGCCTAACTTGAAAAGAGTTGATACAAAACTTGATATCTGGTATGCTTTTTCTTTCGGACCTAAACGTCCAAGTTCTAATGGGTTAATACTAAGTGTTGATGCATCAACTATATTTAATTCAGGAACATATTTTCTAAGAATTTTATATTCATTATGCGGATCTATAATTATAAATGATATCCCGTATTTTTTATAAATTTCGCGGACAATATGCTTTGCAAGCAAAGACTTTCCTGTACCACTTGCACCTGTTATTAAAATATGCCTGTTAGGCAAAGATTTGAGATTTATATATATAGGTTTCTCGGTTACTCTCCAATACCATGTCTTCTTTTTATAGTGATAATGATGTATTTCTTGATACACTTTTCTAGGAATACCATATGTAAGGATCGCTTTTATCTTTCCAAAATATATGTGTTCACTGTTCTGAGTTATTATTTTTGATAATCTATATTCAAATATTTCATATGGTCTCATAATAGATAGAATGTATGCTATAATCGGAACTAATGCTAAATAGCTAAGAGTAGACAATATCCCTAGGGGAACAATATACAAATATTTTCTCATACCCCGTAGCGATAATGTTGATGTTATAATTGCATTAGCGACTATACCAATTTTGCTCATAAGGAGGGATTTCATATATTCATAGGCAAATATGTATAAAAACGGCAAACTAAGTGAAAGAATAGAAAAATATATTGTAATTAAATGTAAAATTGAAACATCAAATGATTTTATAAAATTAGATTCTCGAACGAGATCACGCATTCCCAAAACTTTCGTAGTAATTAGTACAGTTAAAATCAAAGCCAAGATAAGTGAAAACATGTAAACATACAATGCTGTACCTATTCCAGATTCTAGCACATACTTGTTTAACCAATATACAATAGTATAGTTGATTATTCCAAGAATGTTAGAGGAATATAATAAGCTTGAAACGAGAACAAATACTATATTTAATAAAACAACTGTAACACCATTAAAATATGGATCAAATATTAGACCACCTACATTATGACCGCTATGGACAAGAGATAACACATGTATATATAGGAAATTAATTATTAGCCCGACAATAATTCTTATCCAAGCCACATATTTATTGAACATATCATCATCCATATTTTCATAACTTTTATAAAAGATTTTGTTTCGTTATCTATAATAATGCAGCGACTATTAAAAAGGGTTTTATCCCTCTTATTATAAGGGAAAATAAACTATGACTAACCTTGTCAAATGCCTGCAAGAAATAGGATACAAGAAACTTACATCTCTCCAAATAAAAGCATTCAAAGCCATATATAAAGAAAAAAACTCAGTAATAATTGTCGCACCAACAGGTTCCGGTAAAACAGAAGCTGCTCTATTACCTATAATGTATAAAATAAATAAGCACGGATATAAGCCAATATCAGCTATTTATATAACACCATTAAGAGCGCTCAATAGAGATATTAAGAGAAGAATGGAAAAGCTAGCTAAATGCTTCGGGGTTTCAATAAATTTAAGACACGGTGACACACCTTACAAGCTTCGCAAATATATAGAGACAAATCCGCCCCACATTCTTGTTACAACTCCTGAAACATTCAATTATATATTGATAAACGATAAGATGAGAAAATATATTGCTAATCTAAAGTACATCGTTATCGACGAATTCAGAGATTTAATAGAAAGTAAACGTGGTATTTTATTATTAACTAGTATTTATTTATTAGAGCATTATCTTAAACATAAATTTATAAAGATCGCTTTAACGGCGACTTTGAAGAATATTAGGTTAGCAATGGAGATACTGAGTAGCTCTGCTTTGCCCAGTAATATTGATGTATTGATCGATAATACTTTGAAGCCTATTGATGTTAAAGTAGTGGTTCCCGAATGCAAAGATAATGATAATAAATGTAAATTTCTGAGCTCGATTCTAGAAGATAAAGATTTAATTGCTAGAATTCTCAGGATATATGATTTATTTAGGTCTAAGAGGAGCATTCTCGTATTTGTTAATACTAGATCGATAGCTGAAAAGCTTGGTTATTTATTAAAAGTCGTTAATGAAAAATTGGGGGCTAATAATATTCATGTAGAAGTCCATCATGGAAGCTTATCGAGGAATCATAGATTAAAGGTTGAAGAAGACTTTAGAAATGGGCGCTTAAAGGGATTAATTGCGACTTCAAGTATGGAACTAGGTATTGATGTTGGATTTATTGATTATGTTATTCAATATATGTCTCCAAGACAAGTTGTCAGGCTCGTTCAGAGAATTGGTAGAAGTGGTCATAAATTATCTGGGATTTCTCGTGGAGAAATAATTGTTCAAAACAATACTTTACAGATACTAGAATCCCTCGTAATAGCTAGAAGAGCAATTAATGGTGATATAGAAGAGGAGAGAATACCTGTTAAGCCATTAGATGTTCTTGCTTATTCCATCGTATTGTATAGTTTGATAACAGAGGGTATCAACATATATGATCTTTATTCATTGTTAATTATGAATCCCATATATAGAGATCTTGATGTAAAAGAGTTCAATGACTTAATCGAGTATTTGAAATATGCCAGGCTTATCAAGGTAAAAGAAAATATTATCAAGCCAACTTCTAGGTCCAGATTATTCATATATAAAACAACAATGATTCCTTCAACCAAAGACGTTATAATAATAAACGTTGTAGATGATCGTAGAATAGGTGTATTGAACGAGGAATACGTTGTTCTAAATATCTCTGAAGGAGACGTAGTGGTTGTTGGGGGAAAGCCGTGGAAAGTCATAGGATATGATCAACAGAATGCCAAGCTATATGTTGAACCATATAATGTATCAGAGAATATAATAATACCTCACTGGGAGGGCGAAAATATACCGGTTGAATACAAGTTGGCTAGAGAAGTTGGATCACTTATAAGAAGAATTTCCTTAAACATGAAGATCGACGATTATAAAACGCTCTTATTAAACGATAATATAAAGCTTGAAGGCATTAATGATCTTGCTGATGATAAAACTATTATAATTGAGGGAAATATTGAGCTTGGTCTTGTAATAGTTAATATCAATGGGGGTTCAAGGGTTAATAGGTTCATGAGAGATCTATTGAAATCAGTGATTCAATGGAGATATCCGTTTCTAAAAATTAATGCGTACTCTACACCATACGCGGTATTTATTACATTAAATAATAAACAATATGTTAGAGAAGTAGTTAATACGATCGAGCAAGTAATGCATAATATTAATCGGTATCTGACCCGTAAAAGTTTGAAAAGAATAGCGGTTGAACAAGGTACTATGCACTGGAGAATATTTCAGGTAGCACAACGATTTGGAGCATTGGATCCTGAGAAAAATAAAATCACTAAAGCTATGCTCGAGGCCTTTGTAGACACGGTTATAGGATATGAAGCATTAAACGAAGTTTTATGGAAAGATTATGATATTGAATCGATCAAACAGCTAGCCGACTTAGTCATGAATGGTAATGTAAAAATTATCTCTAAAATTACAAGTAAACTAACTAATGGCGGGAGACAATTAATAACATATTATGGTGAAGTAAGAACGGTAATGCCAGCCTCATTGGCTGGTAGGGAGAAATACTTCCAATACATAATGAATAGACGGATGAGCCTAATATGTTTACACTGTGGATACGTGATTACTGATACTGTAAGTAAACTAGTTAATATTAAAAAATGTCCTAAATGCGGATATATGACTTTGGCACCAGTTAAAGGAGATGCTAGAAAAGAAACCATAATTGTTAGAAAGGCTTTAAATAGAACAAAATTACGTGGGGAAGAAAAAACTGTTCTTGAAGATCTTAGGAAACGGGCAATACTCTATTCGCAATTCGGAGAATTAGCTCTAAAGATTCTAGCTTCTAGAGGAATCGGAGTAAGCGAGGCTATACGTGTGATTAATCGTGTGCTTGAAGGCTATGATTTATATAATGAATTGTATGAGAGTGAGAAGAAGTATCTAAGAATTAAAACTTATTTAAAAGATAATGATTAAGCTTCTTCAGGTATTATTCCTGCGATACGAAATGTTTCTATAACTTCCACTCCATGCTTTCTACTAGGTCTCTTCCATATACCCGGATCATTAGTTATCAGAGGCAATACTATTTTTTCAACTAATATCTCTGAGATAGGGCAGACTTCTAAACATATCCTACAACCTATGCATGGCTTCGTGGGTAAAGGCCCATATTTTGTTAGTCGTATTATTTTTAAAGGACACCATAATACGCAGCTTCCACATTTGGCACATCCATATATTCTATATATAATTTTTAAGACATCCGCTAAATCCTCTAAATTTTCAGGTTCTTTATAGGGGCTCACATTAATCTTGTTCTTCTCTATTATAATGTTTGTATTCTTAGTTTCAATTATGATCTTGTCTTTGTCTCTATAAATTTTCTTCTTAAGCATAAGTATGTTGTGTATTAGTTGTTGTTGTACTTCATCGATAATCACATCCTTGTTAAATTCAATTATTAAATGTTCATTAGTGGAGAAGATCTTTAGTGGAGCTAAATTGACAGTGCTATTTAATAATCTAAGTATATATTCTCGTCTCCAATCAATATTGTATCCTGGTATATGTCTTGCCAGCCTATATTTAGCTACTGCTGGAGTTAACCATCTCCATAAACCATATTTTATCCATTCAATTGGTTGATCTAATTTTTTCCTCCAATACTCTAGAACATCAACCCATCTCTGCCATTCTTCTGGGTAATGCTTTTCTATCTCCTTAAATTCTGCGAGTGTACTTGAGGGACAAACATAACAACCCAGTCTTTCAAACCCCATATCATATAGTTTATTGTATGGAAGCTTATACTTAGTTATATAGAGCCATTCAACTAGTTGGTTCCATTCTTGAATAGGTGATGCACTCAATAAATGTGGTACCCACCTATTCCTCCAAACACTAGGGCTTCTAGCACGATCTATTGATTCATATGCTCTCTGACCAACAATATTTAATGCGCCATTACCCCACTTAGCCTTAGTTACTCGAGCAATTGGCACAAGCTTTGTTATCTTACAGCACCAACGATAATCTTTTCCAGGAGGACCAAAGATCCAAACTGCTTTCCAAAATGCATCGCCTGCAGATGCCTTAACTAATTTAAGGCCGTAATGTTTTGAAACATATTCAACGTTCTTAATGGTTTCCGGTAATTCCAATCCAGTATCATTAAATAACAATTCTGCGTCTCCAAGCGCTTCAAGCGTTAAATTCAAAGCTGTTAAACTATCTTTTCCTCCCGAATACGATACAACAACTGGTAGTTTGTTCTTCTCATAGAGTTTTCTGAGGAACTTGATAGCTTTTTCTTTATAGAATTCTATGCCGTATTCATTATGTTTTAGCACAGTCTCCAGATCTGATTTCTTCATACTAGTTTCTACTGGTAATCGTTTTTCCTTAAATGTTTTTATAACGATTATTCTATCTCCTATATTTTCGCCAATACCTATTATTTCATCTTTCTCGTTAATAATCACTACCTGACGTGAACTAGTAGAAGACTTATCAATATATGATCCTCTAAAGACTCTTTTATTGGTTTTAACAATATCTACAAGGCCGTCTCTAACAGCAATGTATGCACCCGTATAGTTTAGCCTAAACCTCCATCTTTCACGGAACGGATCATAATATAATTGTCCAAGCACATTCCCAGAGGCAATTGTTTCCCACATTTGATCCCAATGGGGAACTTTATTAAGTAATGTAAAACAGTTCTTGAAGAATATATTGTAGATTTTCTCATCACCAAACTCGTATTTTATGGCACTCATCAGTCTTTCATGATCAATTCGAAACGCTGGTCTAGCATCGCCAGGTTCTGTGAGTTTTAATACATAGAATAAATCCTCCTGTCCTGGTAGAGGCTTAATTACTGGTATATTATATTCCGGATCCCAGTAGATCCTTGTCTTTTTAGGCCATATCTTCCTCATCACGATATCTCCATTGGCTTAGTTTGTTTTAATCTTTATTTTTATTCTATCATATATGTGTAGGTCTTATGTTTGCTTAGCACTCTTATAATGATTGTTTATTTTGTAATTATCTAGATTTAGACAATAGTCTACATCATAATCAGTTCAATGCATGGTTTTGTTCGCAATCATTTTAGACAAAGTGAGAAAGCTTAAATACTAACTAAGGAGAAATAAAATATACTAGTATAGATTATTTTAAGGGTGTACGGTATGAATCGCGTACTTGCATATTCATTATTAGCAATAATGACCTTATCACTACTTATAATACCAGCTCCAGGAATAGCTCAGAGAATAACTGTAGGAGTATCAGTAAAGGCTGGCACTTACAACTTCTACAATATAACACCAACTACTCAAACTGTCGAAGTAACCGATAATGGTATGTTGAGAGTGATAATTAATAGGACAGAAGCAACTGAGCTTGGAACTACTATAAGATTAGCATTCATACTTGATACAGATAAATATGATCCCAATGTTGGAGGATACTTCTTGAATGTATCAAATATAGGTGTATATGCACCATCTGACCCCACACAGAGCCCCTATGGTGGAGTCATTGATATAACCCAGAACAGCACGTTAACTGATGGAACACAAGTAGTAGGTAATGTAACTGTAGTTAATGGAGGCAACAATGTAATAATATTAATTGATCTATCAAAACTGCCTGATTTACAAAATGTTGTCTATATAACAAATGTCTATACCGAAACCTCTACAACAGCTAATTTAACAAATACCCTTCTAAGAGTGAAAGCATTCGATGCGGCTTCATGGGACGCTGTAATTTCTGGTAATCAATTCAAAATATTATATATACCATCTCTATGCAAATATGTAAAAATCAACGTAATACATTCTCCTGCAATAGTAGGCACAAATGTAGATGTTATAGTATCATTCCATAAATACTTCTCACTTGTACAGAGCATAGCTGGTGTGTCACTAGATATAACAGTAGATAACAAGACCCAGCTCAACATGACAAACTACTATAATGCTACTGAAAACTATGTTTTAGCAACATTTATCAACGGCAACCTAACAGTTGGCGGCTCAGAAGTATTCTCCTCACCGACTGTAACGGTAATAAATGCTTCAACCTTCAAATATTCAGGCCAAGTCAAAGACTATGCCCCTACAGTTGCAGATACTGCAACTCCATGGGTGAGAACATTATACAAGTTCGAGGTAGAATTTAGGCATGAAATAGTTAATGAAACACATGATCTAATATTCTATATTCATTGTGACTCTGACACTGTATCGTATGATACTTGGCCGTTCTTAATAGTTAATGCTTCACTAGATATAACTACTACTGAGGTTGCTTTCAACTCGACAACGATTAACCCCGGTGATATAGTTAACTTTACAGCTCACAACGTACCTCTTCAATACCTAACAGCTACAAACTATGGTGTCTTACGCTTCCAACTAATTAATCCAGCACTTGTAGTGTATGTACCAGTATCTAATATGACACTATCCGCCAATACCACTACTGGAATAATCAATGGAAGCTTTGTGTTGCCAGATGCACCATATGGTGGTTTAGACTACCTAACCTACCTAGTATTCAATGATGGTAAGTTCATAGCTAACGGTTACATAACGGTTTCACCATGTATAGAAACATATGTATTAACAAATACCTCAGCATATGCGGAGGATGCTGGTAGCTCGTACATCGGCAGATTTGTACCAGGTTATACTTCTGCTCCTGGAGACTATATAGTGATTAAAGGTTATGGTTTTGCATTATCAAACCTAACAGGATTCACTGTTAGTATTAACAATACTGATGTAATAATTCTTAATGCTACCTACAATGCTTCAACAGGTAAAATAATAATCCTCGCTAAACTCCTTGACACCAATGGAACACCAATACCTGTAGGTGCAGGATTTATAAGAGTAGGCCAGAACGGTACAACAAACATCGCGTATGCACCATTCAATGTAACAAGAAATAGTGGATTAGAGAAAGTATTGTTCAATCCTAGATGGTTCTATAATGGTACATATTATATAGAGCATGATAAGCTCGGAGACCCATACCTATACTTCCCAGTAGATTATCCATTAGTGAACAATACGTTTACAACGGCAATGTGGCCATTCAATACAACGATTGAGGTTATAGGATGGCCTACAAACACATTCACGCTGAAAGCGTTCAATAAGGAATTTAACCTATCATTTAACCTGCTAACTCTAAGCTTAACAAATGGATACAATATGACCAATCTCTACAACTTAACAATACCATTCCTACCATACGGCAACTATACATTATTAGAAGGAACTCTGCTAAGCGTTAATAATAGGACAGTATTCACAGTCCACATGGGCATCAATGTAGACTTAGATTCATGTAGAAATGGAACTCTAAGCATAACAGTTGTTGGAGCAGCACCAAACACTGAGTACAACTTCACCTTCGGATACCAAGTACACGAGCTAAACTATGGTATAACTAGATACATATCGCCACAGTGGAATGGAACATGGAATATATCACTAGTAACCGACATATATGGTACAGGTTCAACAAGTGTTCCATTAATAACTCTCTATCCAACAAGCTATGTGATAAATGCTACATGGGACGTTATAACATGGCTTAGACTAAACGGATCAGGCACGCTAGACTTGTTATTCTCTGTAGATGTATCATATAATGGATTTACCGATAACTTAACAACACCCATAACCTACGTGTTTGGACCAAGCGATACTACACCGGGATCATTCAACATATACGTAAATACTACCTATAATGTATCAGTGGTAAGAGTGGCTGTAGACTACTTACCGAGAACAAATGTAGTTATATCAGTTCCGGAAACAGTACTACCAGGCGACACAATAACTGTCCAGATATTCCCGCACCACAATGAGGTATGGGGATTCATAGAACCCACCGCGTTATTTGATGAGAACCAGTTATTAGGTTGGTATCTAACAGTAAGACTAGTTGATCCATTATCAAATACTGTAGTGGAGAGAGTAGCGGGATACTATGCTGGCAACCTAATAGTTGAAGATGTAGATGGTGATGGAGACAATGAAGTATGGTTCGTTGTAAACTTGACAGCTCCACTAGTATTGGGTGTTGATAAGACTTATCGTGTAGATGTAGAGTTATTCCTAGCAGTTCTCAACCCATCCTCAAACATAACCGGTGTAACCGCTGTAGATAATGAATGCTATGTACAATTAGACCTCAACGGAACTATTTATTGGAACGGACTTGGCTCCGGAATAATGCTTGGCGGCGACGGACAAATAGTGACAGTGCTAGGAGTACTGGAAGGCAAACTAGACACAATCAAAGATGGTATTGCTGAGATAAATGCAACAGTTAACGATATCAATACATATCTAAAAGTAAATGTTACAGATCTGTTAAAAACGATTAACAACTCAGTTGTCATGATCAAAAACGATACTGCAACACTAATTATAGGACAAGCAGAGATTAAAGCAAAACTAGATGACTTATTAAATCTAACATCACAAGTCAACGATACCGTAACAATGATACTAGCCTGCTGCAATAATGCAAGCAAGGTCTTAAATAGAATGGAGGGAACACTAAACTCTACATACACAGTTGTCTTAAACGTGAAAAGCGATCTATCGACATTAATTGATACCGTAAACAATGTGGTTATACCGAAGTTTAATGAACTATATGATAATGTAACCGTTGAAATAAACGCTTCCAGAGACTTAATAATCCAGAAGATATCCAGCGTTAATGATTCATTAACAACAATTATTAGTGCCGGATTTAATGATGTAGAAGCAATGATAAGCAACTTAAACACTACACTATTAAATAGAATAGACGAACTAG from Staphylothermus marinus F1 harbors:
- a CDS encoding DEAD/DEAH box helicase: MTNLVKCLQEIGYKKLTSLQIKAFKAIYKEKNSVIIVAPTGSGKTEAALLPIMYKINKHGYKPISAIYITPLRALNRDIKRRMEKLAKCFGVSINLRHGDTPYKLRKYIETNPPHILVTTPETFNYILINDKMRKYIANLKYIVIDEFRDLIESKRGILLLTSIYLLEHYLKHKFIKIALTATLKNIRLAMEILSSSALPSNIDVLIDNTLKPIDVKVVVPECKDNDNKCKFLSSILEDKDLIARILRIYDLFRSKRSILVFVNTRSIAEKLGYLLKVVNEKLGANNIHVEVHHGSLSRNHRLKVEEDFRNGRLKGLIATSSMELGIDVGFIDYVIQYMSPRQVVRLVQRIGRSGHKLSGISRGEIIVQNNTLQILESLVIARRAINGDIEEERIPVKPLDVLAYSIVLYSLITEGINIYDLYSLLIMNPIYRDLDVKEFNDLIEYLKYARLIKVKENIIKPTSRSRLFIYKTTMIPSTKDVIIINVVDDRRIGVLNEEYVVLNISEGDVVVVGGKPWKVIGYDQQNAKLYVEPYNVSENIIIPHWEGENIPVEYKLAREVGSLIRRISLNMKIDDYKTLLLNDNIKLEGINDLADDKTIIIEGNIELGLVIVNINGGSRVNRFMRDLLKSVIQWRYPFLKINAYSTPYAVFITLNNKQYVREVVNTIEQVMHNINRYLTRKSLKRIAVEQGTMHWRIFQVAQRFGALDPEKNKITKAMLEAFVDTVIGYEALNEVLWKDYDIESIKQLADLVMNGNVKIISKITSKLTNGGRQLITYYGEVRTVMPASLAGREKYFQYIMNRRMSLICLHCGYVITDTVSKLVNIKKCPKCGYMTLAPVKGDARKETIIVRKALNRTKLRGEEKTVLEDLRKRAILYSQFGELALKILASRGIGVSEAIRVINRVLEGYDLYNELYESEKKYLRIKTYLKDND
- a CDS encoding phosphoadenosine phosphosulfate reductase family protein, with amino-acid sequence MRKIWPKKTRIYWDPEYNIPVIKPLPGQEDLFYVLKLTEPGDARPAFRIDHERLMSAIKYEFGDEKIYNIFFKNCFTLLNKVPHWDQMWETIASGNVLGQLYYDPFRERWRFRLNYTGAYIAVRDGLVDIVKTNKRVFRGSYIDKSSTSSRQVVIINEKDEIIGIGENIGDRIIVIKTFKEKRLPVETSMKKSDLETVLKHNEYGIEFYKEKAIKFLRKLYEKNKLPVVVSYSGGKDSLTALNLTLEALGDAELLFNDTGLELPETIKNVEYVSKHYGLKLVKASAGDAFWKAVWIFGPPGKDYRWCCKITKLVPIARVTKAKWGNGALNIVGQRAYESIDRARSPSVWRNRWVPHLLSASPIQEWNQLVEWLYITKYKLPYNKLYDMGFERLGCYVCPSSTLAEFKEIEKHYPEEWQRWVDVLEYWRKKLDQPIEWIKYGLWRWLTPAVAKYRLARHIPGYNIDWRREYILRLLNSTVNLAPLKIFSTNEHLIIEFNKDVIIDEVQQQLIHNILMLKKKIYRDKDKIIIETKNTNIIIEKNKINVSPYKEPENLEDLADVLKIIYRIYGCAKCGSCVLWCPLKIIRLTKYGPLPTKPCIGCRICLEVCPISEILVEKIVLPLITNDPGIWKRPSRKHGVEVIETFRIAGIIPEEA
- a CDS encoding ATP-binding protein encodes the protein MDDDMFNKYVAWIRIIVGLIINFLYIHVLSLVHSGHNVGGLIFDPYFNGVTVVLLNIVFVLVSSLLYSSNILGIINYTIVYWLNKYVLESGIGTALYVYMFSLILALILTVLITTKVLGMRDLVRESNFIKSFDVSILHLITIYFSILSLSLPFLYIFAYEYMKSLLMSKIGIVANAIITSTLSLRGMRKYLYIVPLGILSTLSYLALVPIIAYILSIMRPYEIFEYRLSKIITQNSEHIYFGKIKAILTYGIPRKVYQEIHHYHYKKKTWYWRVTEKPIYINLKSLPNRHILITGASGTGKSLLAKHIVREIYKKYGISFIIIDPHNEYKILRKYVPELNIVDASTLSINPLELGRLGPKEKAYQISSFVSTLFKLGPIQRHLFADLILDVYRFKGIYPDKPETWSSKPPTMHDLLEFCQRLMSNNELYKKIYPYIRILADNVFSSTNISFHDLTKTPTIVTLNGLSSDFVKALYVNALLQRILDSMYIGELRNELMMVLDEAYMFLRRGMSRNIVSKLLMESRKYGLGLIIISQQILAVPDSVVENSSIKIFFNTSEPKNLEYSSRVICSGCDKHEIIASKSALTNLKSYNYILSISGFNEIFIVNEEDIAQNMYAG
- a CDS encoding RNA polymerase subunit Rpo13, which codes for MILEEISETLEEEYMEEEEEETEEKTPPRLVRINYLEKFIKTTILWEKFVRGETSLRELEKGFAKTIHHKKTAKKKASKTKSTKTKKKSVK
- a CDS encoding DNA polymerase sliding clamp, which produces MFRASYTATSKFKYIAQTIAKITDEAPFYATQDALEVRVLSPDKTTLTIVKIPSIAFEEYEVDGEKYFVIGADELNKIVKRGTRNDILVFELDEEKNQLKIIFRNKKTGIERSFVIETKPRTLEKIPEPQIDLGVTARFVADDYKHIIRDLKIIGEEAVLHYKEGKLYIYSHAEQKEYRGEFSEGNPLTYLSATIDEARAKYSVGLLEATLKPIQAAKFVTVSFDRDKPVKIEFEITEGGYIVYWIVPRIEA